A genomic region of Lonchura striata isolate bLonStr1 chromosome 8, bLonStr1.mat, whole genome shotgun sequence contains the following coding sequences:
- the CSRNP3 gene encoding cysteine/serine-rich nuclear protein 3 isoform X3, with amino-acid sequence MSGILKRKFEEVDGSSPCSSVRESDDDISSSESADSGDSVNPSTSNHFTPSSILKREKRKRTKNVHFNCVTVYYFTRRQGFTSVPSQGGSTLGMSTRHNSVRQYTLGEFAMEQERLHREMLREHLREEKLNSLKLKMTKNGTVESEEANTLTLDDISDDDIDLDNTEVDEYFFLQPLPTKKRRALLRASGVKKIDVEEKHELRAIRLSREDCGCDCRVFCDPETCTCSLAGIKCQVDRMSFPCGCTKEGCSNTAGRIEFNPIRVRTHFLHTIMKLELEKNREQQVPALNGCHTEISAHSSSMSPGPHPVEYSIAENFEIETEPPATVMHSQSAEDLDCPGEEEEEEDGSSFCSGVTDSSTQSLAPSESDDDEEEEEDEEEDEEEEKADDFVESMSSHADMVPLPSVLCYSDGTAVHENHSKNASYYTNSSTLYYQIENHVAGTANQIGETYSERDAVKNGSLSLVPYNMTSEQFVDYTRPSEETFSSPHYPSANPSVIVCCSSSEGDASAPCNSLYTEHRPSHPPVEFHSYLKGPSQDGFVSALNGDSHVQEHPAENSLNLPEKSRLHEECIKSPVVETVPV; translated from the exons CTTCTTCAATCCTGAAGAGAGAGAAGCGGAAGAGAACAAAGAATGTCCATTTTAACTGTGTTACTGTGTATTACTTCACGAGAAGGCAAGGCTTCACCAGTGTTCCCAGCCAAGGAGGAAGCACACTGGGAATGTCCACACGCCACAACAGTGTGCGCCAGTATACCCTGGGCGAGTTTGCCATGGAACAGGAGAGGCTCCACCGAGAGATGTTGAGAGAGCATCTAAGGGAGGAAAAACTCAATTCTCTAAAGTTAAAG ATGACAAAGAACGGTACGGTGGAATCTGAGGAAGCCAACACCCTGACTCTGGATGACATTTCTGATGATGATATTGATCTAGACAACACTGAAGTAGATGAGTACTTCTTTCTCCAACCCCTGCCTACAAAAAAGCGGCGGGCATTGCTGCGAGCTTCTGGCGTGAAGAAGATCGACGTGGAGGAAAAGCACGAGCTGCGAGCCATCCGCCTCTCCAGGGAGGATTGTGGCTGTGACTGCCGGGTGTTCTGTGACCCAGAAACTTGCACCTGCAGTCTTGCAGGCATAAAATGTCAG gtggaTCGTATGTCTTTTCCATGTGGTTGCACTAAAGAAGGGTGTAGCAATACAGCAGGTAGAATCGAATTTAACCCTATCCGTGTACGGACTCACTTTTTGCACACAATAATGAAACTTGAATTGGAGAAAAATAGAGAGCAGCAAGTTCCAGCACTCAATGGCTGTCACACTGAGATAAGTGCACACAGTAGTTCCATGAGTCCAGGACCCCATCCAGTTGAATATTCGATTGCAGAAAATTTTGAGATTGAAACCGAACCCCCGGCTACAGTTATGCATTCTCAGTCAGCTGAGGACTTGGACTGCccaggggaagaggaggaagaggaagatgggAGTAGCTTTTGTAGTGGAGTTACAGATTCTAGTACCCAGAGTTTAGCCCCTAGTGAATCAGATGAtgatgaagaggaagaggaagatgaggaggaagatgaggaggaagaaaaagcagatgATTTTGTAGAAAGTATGAGCTCCCATGCTGATATGGTGCCTCTTCCTTCTGTCCTTTGCTACTCTGATGGAACTGCTGTGCATGAAAACCACTCTAAAAATGCCTCATACTATACTAACTCTTCAACTCTGTATTACCAAATAGAGAACCACGTTGCTGGCACTGCTAACCAGATCGGTGAGACTTACTCAGAAAGGGATGCTGTCAAGAATGGTAGTCTTTCTCTGGTGCCTTACAACATGACTTCAGAACAGTTTGTTGACTACACACGGCCATCAGAGGAAACTTTTAGCAGCCCTCATTACCCTTCTGCAAACCCCTCAGTGATTGTTTGCTGCTCATCCTCTGAAGGGGATGCCAGTGCTCCCTGTAACAGTTTGTACACTGAGCATAGGCCGAGTCACCCACCAGTGGAATTTCACTCATACTTGAAAGGTCCTTCTCAAGATGGCTTTGTTTCAGCTTTGAATGGTGACAGTCATGTGCAGGAGCACCCTGCTGAGAATTCTCTAAACCTCCCAGAAAAGAGCAGACTGCACGAAGAGTGCATCAAATCACCAGTGGTAGAGACGGTGcctgtttaa